The following nucleotide sequence is from Streptomyces leeuwenhoekii.
CCAGCGCAGGATTCCGCTGGCCAGTTCGAGCTGGGCGAAGACCGCGGTGCAGTACTGCTCCGGAAGCCACTGCGCCAGGGCACTGTCCACGGCGTCGACGAGCTCGGGGAGCTCGGCCCCGTTGCGCCGGGCGTTGCGGCAGGCGGCCAGCGTCACCGCGCTGGTCAGCCCGGAGGCGAGGTTGTGCCCCATGGCGTCGACGACGGACACGTGCAGGACCGTCCGGCCGAGCGAGTGGTCGAAGGCGTCGCCGCCGAGCTCGTACGCCGGTTCCAGGACGGCCGTCGAAACGACGCGGTCGTTGCCGATCGTGCGGGGCGGCAGGAACGCGCGGAGCATCTCGGAGGGCAGCCGCATCCGTGCCGTGCGGGTGTGCCGGACGAACGAGTCCTCGTAGGACCGCTTCGAGGTGATCATCATGGCCAGGAGCGAGGCGAGCGCCCTGCTGCGGCACAGCGAGGCGGAGGTCAGCGCCGTCTCGTGCACCGCGAGCACGCCGAGCCGCTCCGCGCCGTCCAGCAGCGGCAGCCAGGCGATGATCCCGCCCGAGTCCGACTCCTCCACCCGCAGGGCCTGCGTACGGTACGCCCAGCCCGCCAGCGAGCCGTCCACCGGGAGCGGCGAGGCGACGTCCGTCTCTGGGACGAGGTGACGTTGTTGCAGGTCCACCAGATAGACGACGGCGTGCCGCAGCCCGAGGGCCTTGGCGCAGCGCGTCACGGCGGTGGGCAGGTCCAGCGTCAGATGAGCCGGATCGGCGAGGAACTCGTGCAGCGCTTCCTCGCCCGCCTCGGGCCTCGTCACCTCGTCTCCTCTCGTCGCGAACCGGCGCGATGGAGCACGTTGTCCCAGCAGTCTGTCACCGCGCGCCCTGGCCCGCGCGTCCACGCGCCTCGTGCGCCGCCGGCCGGAGCGAGCGGTCCCGGCGAGCCGCCCGGCGGTGTGCCGTGCTTCGTCCGTGCCATTCCGGGCACGCGTCCCGTCGGACGCCGCGGGTGCGCGGCGGTGGGTCACCCCCGACCCTTGAGTCACCCAGGGCTCCCACGACTCGGGGGCCACCGCGACCCCCGCGTCGCGTCCCCGAGCCACCGACGATCCCCGAGTCCGACTGACGGAACCCACCGAGGAGTGGTGCCGCATGACCGAGTACGAGCGTTCCCGCACCATGCCCGCCCAGCCCGAGCAGGTCTTCGACCAGGCCGCCAACGTCGACCAGATGGAGACCTGGCTCCCGGAAGCCCTGCACGTGCATGTCGAGGACCCGCCCGCCGTCACCGTGCACGAGGACCGGACCGACCAGGACACCTCCGCGCTGCTGCGCGCCCGCCCCGAGCAGATGCGGATCGAGTGGGGCACCCGCGAGCAGGGCAGCTACACCGGCTGGCTCCAGGTCGCCGGCGTCGGCAGCGGCGCCAGCGAGGTGACCGTGCACCTGTCGTTCTTCGACGACAACCACGACCCCGGCCGCCAGGAAGTGCTCGACGCCCTCGACAGCAGCCTGAGCCGCCTGGAGGAACAGGTGCGCCTGCGCGTAGAGAACGCGGCGGGCTGACCCGCCGGGACGGCGCGGCCGACGGCTCGCGGCGGCCGCCCGCGCGGCGGCTTCGCCATCACCGGCGCAGGGGGGAGGACGATCCGTCCGCGGCCGCCCGGCCGCCAGGCCCCGCCGACGGGCGGGGCCCTGTGCGTCCGGCGCGGCGGACGAGGCGGACGCGGCGGACGCGGAGGTCAGCCTCCGGCGTCCGGGAAGACCGTCCGCACCTGCTGGAGGCGCAGTTCCTCCAGCGTGTCCGTCTGGCGTCGGGCCCGCTCCAGGAGGCCGTCCAGCTCCCGGGCGTCGAGGCGGTCGTCGGTGTCGGCGAGGTGGCGCAACGTCCGCCACCCGGCCTGTTTGCCCTGCACGCCCAGCCGCAGCGCCTCCAGCTCCAGCAGGGTGCTCAGCGGCGAGCGGTGCAGCAGCCGCCCGTTGGTCTTCAGCCGTCCCACCCGCTCCGCCACCCGTCCGGCGTACACCTTGTACTGCCGCACCGGGACGCCGAGCCGCCTCATGACGCGGATCAGCGTCGCGCGGTCCTCGGCGATCTCGGCGGCGACGGGCGCCACCGCCGCGCCGAGGGCCGAATCACCGCACGTCCGCACGAGGTACCGGGCGCGCTCCGCCCCGGCGGTGGCGCCCGCCAGATGGTCGTTGAGGTAGATGCCCAGCAGGGCCGGACCGGTGTACGGGCCCGAGGCGTGGCCGTGCGTCCCCGGGCGTGCTCGCTCGTTCATCGCGTGTGCCCTTCGTCGTCGCTCAGCGCGTGGGACCGGCCGCGGGGCGGCGGGCCCACGTCCGGTCGGCGGCCCGGCCGCAGCGCCGCGTGCCGCTGCCCCGGCCCGGGGCCGCGGCGGGCGGCCAGGGCGTCGGCGACGGCACCGGTGGCGAAGGCGTAGACGGCCTTGTGCAGCAGGTCCACGACCAGCTCGGAGCGGGGCCAGGTCTGCGGCGGGGCGCCGACCCCGGTGGCGTTCTCCAGGATCTGGTCGTTGGTCAGTCGCACCACGGCGAACTTCGCCGACGACCACGGCCCGCGCAGCCCCGCGTGGGCCATCACCGAGCGCAGGACGCCCAGCAGCGCTCC
It contains:
- a CDS encoding SRPBCC family protein → MTEYERSRTMPAQPEQVFDQAANVDQMETWLPEALHVHVEDPPAVTVHEDRTDQDTSALLRARPEQMRIEWGTREQGSYTGWLQVAGVGSGASEVTVHLSFFDDNHDPGRQEVLDALDSSLSRLEEQVRLRVENAAG
- a CDS encoding PP2C family protein-serine/threonine phosphatase, translated to MTRPEAGEEALHEFLADPAHLTLDLPTAVTRCAKALGLRHAVVYLVDLQQRHLVPETDVASPLPVDGSLAGWAYRTQALRVEESDSGGIIAWLPLLDGAERLGVLAVHETALTSASLCRSRALASLLAMMITSKRSYEDSFVRHTRTARMRLPSEMLRAFLPPRTIGNDRVVSTAVLEPAYELGGDAFDHSLGRTVLHVSVVDAMGHNLASGLTSAVTLAACRNARRNGAELPELVDAVDSALAQWLPEQYCTAVFAQLELASGILRWYNCGHPAPLLLRDGQLVTDALEYDADPPLGMPSRLSTEPRRVHEFPLEPGDRVLMYTDGVTEARTREAQLFGLERFADYVIRATAGGELAPETLRRLIHSILDSQTGKLRDDATILMFEWQPPAR